One Polaribacter reichenbachii genomic window, TTTTTTACGACGCTTTAAAAAATTTACATTTATAATATGAATAAAAAACAGCAACAATTATTTTTTAAGATGAAGTTAAGAATACCATATTACAAAATTATTTTATTACTATTATTTATCTCATTTTCTTGCCATTCTCAAGAATCAAAAAATGATAAATCTATAGCAGATCTCAATTTTAATACAGACTGGTTATTTCAAAAAGGTGCTATAAAAGAAGGTGCTTCTATAGACTTAAACGACACAAAATGGAGACAATTGAATGTACCTCATGATTGGGCAATTGAAGGGCCTTTTGACAATAAACACAATGCAAGAACTGGTGGACTCCCTGTAGATGGTGAAGCTTGGTATAGAAAACATTTTACCATCTCTAAAAAAAATAAAAACAAGTGCATTTCTATTGAATTTGATGGCGCTATGAACGAAGCAAAAGTTTGGTTAAATGGGGTTTTTATAGGCGAAAGACCTAATGGTTATATTGGTTTTGAATTAGATTTAACAGAACATATTAAATTTGGTAAAGACAATGTTATTGCTGTTCAATTATCGCCAAAAGACTTGGCTGCAAGATGGTATCCAGGAGCTGGTATTTACAGAAATGTTCGTTTAAAAATCAATGAACCTATACACATTCCACAATATGGAACTTTTGTAACTACACCCAAAATTACTAAAGAAAATGCTGTTGTAAACATTGAAACTAAAATAGAAAATCACCATAAAAAAAGTGAAAATGTAGTTTTAAAAACGGTAATAAAAAATGCAAACGGTACAATTGTTTCTATGAATTCTTCTAAAATTAAAGTAGAAAAAGCAACCACAAAAAATATTGAATTGACTATTTCAAAGCCTGAATTGTGGGATATTACAAACCCTGTTTTATATACAGCTGTAAGTAGTATTTATAAAAATAATGTTTTAATTGATGAATATCTTACAGAATTTGGTATCAGAACCATAGCTTTTGATAAAAACAATGGCTTTTTATTAAATGGCAAAAAAGTTGAATTAAATGGAGTTTGTTTACATCACGATCAAGGCCCTTTAGGTACAGCAATTAATTACAGAGCCAAAGAAAGACAAATGCAAATTATGCAAAGTATGGGGGTAAATGCATTAAGAACAAGTCATAATCCTCCATCACCAGAAATTTTGAAAGTGTGCGATAAATTAGGAATCGTGGTAATTGTAGAAGCTTTTGACGAATGGAAATTAGGAAAAGTACCAAATGGCTACAATCGTTTTTTTGATGATTGGCACGAAAAAGATTTAAGAGATATGATTAAAAGAGATTGTAATCATCCTTCTGTAATTATGTGGAGTATTGGTAACGAAATCTTAGAACAAAGTAAAAAGGATGGTTGGCAAATCACCAAAAAACTAAATGATATTTGCCATGATGAAGATAATTCTAGACCAACAACTGTTGGCTTTAACTACTATCCTGCTCCTTTTAAAAATAATTTAGCTCAATATGTAGACATTGTAGGTATGAATTATTGGCCAGAAAATTACAATGAAATTCTTACCAAAAATCCAAATATGATTGTATATGGCTCAGAAACTTCGTCGCAAACTA contains:
- the galB gene encoding beta-galactosidase GalB — its product is MKLRIPYYKIILLLLFISFSCHSQESKNDKSIADLNFNTDWLFQKGAIKEGASIDLNDTKWRQLNVPHDWAIEGPFDNKHNARTGGLPVDGEAWYRKHFTISKKNKNKCISIEFDGAMNEAKVWLNGVFIGERPNGYIGFELDLTEHIKFGKDNVIAVQLSPKDLAARWYPGAGIYRNVRLKINEPIHIPQYGTFVTTPKITKENAVVNIETKIENHHKKSENVVLKTVIKNANGTIVSMNSSKIKVEKATTKNIELTISKPELWDITNPVLYTAVSSIYKNNVLIDEYLTEFGIRTIAFDKNNGFLLNGKKVELNGVCLHHDQGPLGTAINYRAKERQMQIMQSMGVNALRTSHNPPSPEILKVCDKLGIVVIVEAFDEWKLGKVPNGYNRFFDDWHEKDLRDMIKRDCNHPSVIMWSIGNEILEQSKKDGWQITKKLNDICHDEDNSRPTTVGFNYYPAPFKNNLAQYVDIVGMNYWPENYNEILTKNPNMIVYGSETSSQTSSRGVYHLPIKFKEKHETNHVSSYDVTVGPPWAYAPDIEFDAQEKAPKSLGEFLWTGFDYLGEPTPYGGRDNSTNGYWNDDWPSRSSYFGPVDLAGFPKDRYYLYQSQWTKKPMVHVLPHWNWEGKEGEEIPVFAYTNAEEVELFVNGKSYGKKVKGKDFTMIPSEYHFFKKGMYKTKYRLSWQVPYQPGSLKVVAYNKGKKVAEKEIKTADKAAKIKLTADRSLINADGKDLSYITVKIEDKNGNFVPLANNLIKFKIEGKATLAAVGNGDPTSLKSFQIPERNAFNGLCLLIVKATEKSGEIKITATSKGLESKTIILKSK